GCCCCACGTGTCCAGTCGTCCTGGCCCTCCCCCAGGAAGGCGATCCGCTCGTATCCCGACGCGATGAGCTGTTCCGTCATCTGGCGGGCCGCTTCGAAGTTGGAGAAACCGACCGTGTGTTCAATCGGGTTCTCGGGCGTTTCCCAGATCTCGATAACGGGAACATTCGCCTCGCGCATGAGGTCAACGGTCCGCCGTGTGTGACCGTCATAAGAAAGGACGATGGCTTCCGGGCGCCGCCGAAGCATCGTCTCCAGGATCTCTTCCTCGCGTTCGGCGGAGTAGTCGGTATGCCCAAGCAGGATCTGCAAACCGATATCTTCAAGTTCTTCCGTAAGAGACTGAACCGTCAGGGCAAAGTGAAGGTTGTTTAGCGACGGAAGCAGCGTGGCGACAAAACCGGACTTGCGCGTTGTCAGACTGCCTGCCATCTGGTCGGGCACGTAATTCATATCCCGGACCACCTTGAGGATATGTTCCCGCGTCTTCAGGGAAACGGGGCTGTCCTTCCGCAAGGCACGCGACACGGTCATGCGGGACACGCCCGCAGCCCGGGCGACATCGCGCATCGTGACCGGTCCCTGTTTCCCGCCGTCCCTTGCCAATTGAATTCCCCGTTCGGAGCCTTGCGCTCAAAAGAGTTGCGCTACCGGCGAGGAGTATACCGGTAGCGCAACGTTTTGCACGTCTGATCAACCCGTTAGGTCAGTTTCTGACCGGACATCCGGCAGAACGTGCGGACTTGCTAGCGCTCAAGCGCACCGACGCCGGAGAAACGGAAAGCCTCCGTCTGCAATGCATCGAGTTCTTCCGCGCTCAGCTGGTCATGGGCAACGGTGATCCGGCCGAGGAAGACCAGCGGCAGCTCTTCCGCCCTGCCTTCCAGGTCCGCCTTGATGGCTTCGGCCGTCGCCGCACCGACATCATCGCCCATGCGCATCGGGGTTGCGTCCAGCTCGCCGCGGCGGATCGCGTCAAGCTCAAGGCCCGTACCGCCCCAACCGGTCG
This region of uncultured Roseibium sp. genomic DNA includes:
- a CDS encoding LacI family DNA-binding transcriptional regulator is translated as MARDGGKQGPVTMRDVARAAGVSRMTVSRALRKDSPVSLKTREHILKVVRDMNYVPDQMAGSLTTRKSGFVATLLPSLNNLHFALTVQSLTEELEDIGLQILLGHTDYSAEREEEILETMLRRRPEAIVLSYDGHTRRTVDLMREANVPVIEIWETPENPIEHTVGFSNFEAARQMTEQLIASGYERIAFLGEGQDDWTRGAARRNGYLKAMHEAGLSSHRMVQYGIPPLTIEAGSEAAGQILQDYPDTDCVFCVSDIAAFGVQSRLISQGYKVPDDIAVAGFGNFEVSRFAVPKLSTVVVDPVRIGRETGKLLKRLLLPGQSRDIAAQQILVPAEVSFRDST